A genome region from Hydrogenoanaerobacterium saccharovorans includes the following:
- a CDS encoding RDD family protein — protein MSKAEFLTELENALEDKLPKTDLDEVLSNYSSFFDEKTARGRTEESASQQLGSPAKIARNIIDARNLAETVGLASMSRRLGAFMVDTFVSAIAILLAVLPSKLLGSGTIQGGILILLLPLILLLGVSNILTAILLWAGNGYTPGKWLLKIRVVRLDSKKLTFWDAILREFLIKGSGNVISNGILNMGSFIWGCATSRHKTVQDLAAQTKVIKVAR, from the coding sequence TTGAGTAAGGCAGAATTCTTGACTGAATTAGAAAACGCTTTGGAAGATAAATTGCCGAAAACAGATTTGGATGAGGTGCTGTCGAATTACAGCAGCTTTTTTGATGAGAAAACAGCAAGGGGGCGAACAGAAGAATCTGCTTCTCAGCAACTGGGTTCTCCGGCAAAAATTGCAAGAAATATAATAGATGCAAGAAATTTGGCTGAAACCGTAGGCTTAGCGAGCATGTCTCGCCGGCTTGGCGCATTTATGGTGGATACTTTTGTGTCTGCTATTGCAATTTTGCTTGCGGTATTGCCAAGTAAACTTTTAGGCAGCGGCACCATACAAGGCGGTATTTTAATTTTATTACTCCCATTAATATTGCTTTTGGGAGTTAGCAATATTTTAACTGCTATTTTGCTTTGGGCAGGCAATGGCTATACACCGGGCAAATGGCTGCTCAAAATTAGGGTTGTGAGGCTTGATAGTAAAAAGCTTACGTTTTGGGATGCTATTTTGAGAGAATTTTTAATTAAAGGCAGTGGCAACGTGATTTCGAATGGTATTTTAAATATGGGTTCTTTTATTTGGGGATGCGCTACGAGTCGACATAAAACCGTACAGGATTTGGCAGCGCAAACAAAAGTAATCAAGGTTGCAAGGTGA
- a CDS encoding transglutaminase-like domain-containing protein has protein sequence MRTTTKLLTIVLLLAAAIAFSAFTFATPYQRNHILQTSVEDLSSEEEDMLKNINGTWKGSFYVVVGEKKYINDKVTMNFVTKGDNPRLYLTVESCDANYLLPNKWYFEDDKIVYTFNDSPWTAIVSLSFENNKTLVGEYEQYGKKREIRFVRTSSSPIDFEGQPQFMFEDVPAAEWLNKLKEYPNYTKTAVNIPYTYELGKRDKLKSILKTNALDKLVNTKKNDADKMQVLLNWVSTQFRHNGESGMPEKQDALSIMQYSKKMNGVECRGLSIILSEMLRAYGIPAKSVKCAPPDANTVYCHVVVHAYSKELKQWIMLDPTYNLVLKNEQNVYISLPMLRESLINGTKLIPNEGAGRNGRPFYMDFYRAYMTKNCFHFSNAVDSFSGAEGAAANRVITLIPSGYPTTYAYYRNEQPTYSAEEFWKLP, from the coding sequence ATGAGAACGACAACAAAACTTTTGACTATAGTATTACTGCTTGCAGCTGCAATTGCGTTTTCTGCTTTTACTTTTGCAACACCATATCAGCGAAACCATATACTGCAAACAAGCGTTGAAGATTTGTCATCTGAAGAAGAGGATATGCTGAAAAACATCAACGGTACATGGAAGGGTTCTTTTTATGTAGTGGTGGGGGAGAAAAAGTATATAAACGACAAAGTGACTATGAATTTTGTAACCAAAGGTGATAATCCAAGATTGTATCTTACGGTGGAATCTTGTGATGCGAATTACTTGTTGCCCAATAAATGGTATTTTGAGGATGACAAAATTGTTTATACCTTTAATGATAGCCCTTGGACGGCAATTGTGAGCCTAAGCTTTGAAAACAATAAAACCTTGGTTGGTGAATACGAACAGTATGGCAAAAAACGCGAGATACGTTTTGTCAGAACTTCATCATCGCCCATAGATTTTGAAGGGCAGCCTCAATTTATGTTTGAGGATGTTCCTGCAGCCGAGTGGCTGAATAAGCTAAAAGAATACCCCAACTATACAAAAACTGCTGTAAACATACCATATACCTATGAGCTTGGCAAAAGAGATAAACTTAAAAGCATACTAAAAACAAATGCTTTAGACAAATTAGTGAATACAAAAAAGAATGATGCAGATAAAATGCAGGTTTTATTAAATTGGGTATCAACACAATTTAGGCATAACGGAGAATCGGGTATGCCTGAAAAGCAGGACGCTTTATCCATTATGCAATACAGTAAAAAAATGAATGGGGTAGAGTGCAGGGGATTGTCAATTATTCTTTCTGAAATGCTGCGTGCTTATGGCATTCCCGCAAAATCGGTTAAGTGCGCCCCACCCGATGCAAATACTGTATATTGCCATGTGGTAGTGCATGCTTACTCCAAAGAGTTAAAACAATGGATTATGCTGGACCCAACATACAACCTTGTTTTAAAAAATGAACAGAATGTTTATATCAGTTTGCCTATGTTGCGTGAAAGCTTGATAAACGGTACCAAACTCATACCCAATGAGGGAGCAGGGCGCAACGGTAGGCCATTTTATATGGATTTTTACCGCGCGTATATGACAAAAAACTGTTTTCATTTTTCCAATGCAGTCGATTCTTTTTCAGGGGCGGAAGGTGCTGCAGCAAATCGCGTTATTACACTAATCCCCTCAGGTTATCCAACTACCTATGCATATTACAGAAATGAACAGCCCACTTACTCTGCCGAGGAGTTTTGGAAGCTGCCCTAA
- the xdh gene encoding selenium-dependent xanthine dehydrogenase → MFEFVVNGKTTFAQKDEKLITYLRETLHLTSVKNGCSEGACGTCMVLVDGKATKACILTTARAAGKSIVTVEGLSSREKDVYGYAFTHVGAVQCGFCTPGMVISAKGLIDTNPNPSPMDVKEAIKNNICRCTGYKKIEEAILLSAKLFRENTAVPKQEFCGVIGENLHRVDATAKALGTAEYADDIHIDGMLYGSAVRSSYPRALVKHIDVTEAKALPGVVTVLTAADLPGNHKIGHLKKDYDVLIAEGKETHFIGDAIVLIAAESKEILEEAKKLVKIDFEELKPVLSVQDSIAEGAPLIHETGNLLADEHLVRGDADETIKNSKHSVTMRYSTPFTDHAFLEPETAVAMPEGDGVLIYSGDQGIYQTRKECSEALGLPEDKVRVIAKMVGGGFGGKEDMSVQHHAAVLAYKSQRPVKVSFTRKESIMIHPKRHPMEMEFTTACDENGYLTAMKATLLADTGAYASLGGPVLQRACTHAAGPYNYQVIDIHGQAWYTNNPPAGAFRGFGVTQSCFATECNLNLLAEKVGISPWEIRYRNAIRPGEVLPNGQIADESTALVETLEAVKPYMDAHPKAGIACAMKNSGLGVGIPDTGRCRLTVKDGKVHIHSSAACIGQGMGTVVTQMVCTTLSLSPEQVIYDAPDTKEAPNAGNTTASRQTLFTGEATHRAAMALKEALGSNSLESLNGREFIGEYLGVTDKMGSDKPNPVSHIAYGYATHVVDLDESGKLLKVIAAHDVGKAVNPISVEGQIEGGVVMSLGYALTEDFPLKDGVPTAKYGTLGLMKSTQVPEIESMIIEKSHSDLAYGAKGIGEICSIPTPPAVQLAYYNLDGKFRTKLPMEDTPYSRKKK, encoded by the coding sequence ATGTTTGAATTCGTGGTTAACGGAAAGACAACTTTTGCACAGAAGGATGAAAAGCTGATTACATATTTAAGAGAAACGCTTCATCTCACTTCTGTAAAAAACGGATGCTCTGAAGGTGCATGCGGAACATGTATGGTTTTGGTAGATGGCAAGGCGACAAAAGCCTGTATTTTAACCACAGCACGCGCAGCAGGTAAAAGCATTGTTACCGTAGAGGGGCTATCCTCTCGTGAAAAAGATGTTTACGGTTATGCATTTACGCATGTTGGTGCCGTACAATGTGGATTTTGTACACCGGGTATGGTCATCAGTGCCAAAGGCTTGATTGACACAAACCCAAATCCATCGCCTATGGATGTAAAAGAAGCGATTAAAAATAACATTTGCCGTTGCACCGGTTATAAAAAAATAGAAGAGGCAATTTTGCTTTCTGCTAAACTGTTCCGCGAGAACACCGCTGTACCAAAACAAGAATTTTGCGGTGTAATTGGCGAAAACCTGCACCGTGTGGATGCCACCGCTAAAGCACTTGGTACAGCAGAATATGCCGATGATATCCATATAGACGGCATGCTGTATGGAAGTGCAGTACGCAGCAGCTATCCCCGCGCCCTTGTAAAACATATTGATGTCACCGAAGCAAAAGCATTGCCCGGTGTTGTTACTGTGCTTACCGCTGCCGATTTGCCCGGCAACCATAAAATTGGGCATTTGAAAAAAGATTATGATGTGTTGATTGCCGAGGGTAAAGAAACTCATTTTATCGGCGATGCAATTGTGCTGATTGCGGCAGAAAGCAAGGAAATTTTGGAAGAAGCCAAAAAGCTTGTTAAAATTGATTTTGAAGAGCTGAAACCCGTTCTGTCTGTTCAGGATTCGATAGCAGAGGGTGCGCCGTTGATTCACGAAACCGGTAACCTGCTTGCCGACGAACATTTGGTGCGCGGCGACGCCGACGAAACAATAAAAAATTCGAAACACTCTGTAACAATGCGTTACAGCACACCTTTTACCGACCATGCGTTTCTTGAACCCGAAACTGCAGTTGCAATGCCAGAAGGTGACGGTGTGCTTATTTACTCAGGTGACCAGGGTATTTATCAGACACGCAAAGAGTGCAGCGAAGCACTTGGATTGCCCGAAGATAAAGTACGCGTCATTGCAAAAATGGTAGGCGGTGGTTTTGGCGGCAAAGAAGATATGAGTGTTCAGCATCATGCTGCTGTTCTCGCATACAAATCTCAACGCCCCGTTAAAGTTTCTTTTACGCGGAAAGAAAGTATTATGATACACCCCAAACGCCACCCGATGGAGATGGAGTTTACCACTGCATGTGACGAAAACGGTTACCTCACAGCGATGAAGGCAACATTGCTTGCCGATACAGGTGCTTATGCGTCACTCGGCGGCCCTGTTTTGCAAAGAGCTTGTACGCATGCGGCAGGTCCATACAATTATCAAGTAATTGATATCCACGGGCAGGCTTGGTATACCAATAACCCGCCTGCAGGCGCATTCCGCGGCTTTGGTGTAACACAAAGTTGCTTTGCAACAGAGTGCAACCTCAACCTGTTGGCTGAAAAAGTAGGCATATCCCCTTGGGAAATACGCTATCGTAACGCAATTCGTCCAGGTGAGGTATTGCCTAACGGACAAATCGCAGATGAATCTACCGCATTGGTAGAAACTTTGGAGGCTGTAAAACCATACATGGATGCTCACCCCAAAGCAGGTATTGCTTGTGCAATGAAGAACAGCGGGCTTGGCGTCGGCATCCCCGATACCGGACGCTGCCGACTAACCGTCAAAGATGGAAAGGTGCATATCCACAGCAGTGCAGCTTGCATTGGGCAGGGTATGGGTACCGTTGTTACACAAATGGTTTGCACAACTCTTAGTCTCTCCCCCGAACAAGTAATTTATGATGCGCCCGACACAAAAGAAGCACCCAATGCAGGCAATACAACTGCATCCCGTCAGACACTGTTTACCGGCGAGGCAACCCACCGCGCTGCTATGGCACTGAAAGAAGCACTGGGCAGTAATTCGCTCGAAAGCCTGAACGGCAGAGAGTTTATAGGCGAATACCTCGGTGTAACCGATAAAATGGGCAGTGACAAGCCAAACCCCGTCAGCCATATTGCTTACGGTTATGCAACTCACGTGGTAGATTTGGATGAAAGCGGCAAGCTTTTAAAGGTAATTGCAGCACATGATGTTGGCAAAGCGGTTAACCCCATCAGCGTTGAAGGGCAAATTGAAGGTGGCGTTGTTATGAGCCTTGGATACGCTTTAACCGAAGATTTTCCGCTGAAAGACGGTGTTCCCACCGCGAAATACGGTACACTTGGCTTAATGAAATCGACGCAAGTACCTGAAATTGAGTCGATGATCATTGAGAAGAGCCACAGTGACTTGGCATACGGCGCAAAAGGTATCGGTGAAATCTGCTCTATTCCCACTCCACCCGCAGTTCAGCTTGCTTACTACAACTTGGACGGCAAGTTTAGAACAAAACTGCCGATGGAAGACACCCCCTACTCCAGAAAAAAGAAATAA
- the ygeW gene encoding knotted carbamoyltransferase YgeW, translated as MSGLNKYIETLNKLDFSKMYQNDFFLTWEKTDDELKAVFTVADALRHLREQNVSTKIFDSGLGISIFRDNSTRTRFSFASACNLLGLEVQDLDEGKSQIAHGETVRETANMVSFMADVVGIRDDMYIGKGNAYMHEVSEAVQEGNKEGVLEQRPTLVNLQCDIDHPTQAMADALALVHHFGGIENMKGKKIAMTWAYSPSYGKPLSVPQGIIGLMTRFGMDVVLAHPEGYEVMPEVEEVAKKNAAASGGSFKKVNSMAEAFKDADVVYPKSWAPFAAMEKRTNLYGENDFDGIKVLEKELLAQNANHKDWECTEELMKTTKDGKALYMHCLPADITGVSCKEGEVAASVFDRYRTPLYKEASYKPYIIAAMIFLAKVKDPQKTLAALEARGLERWMQK; from the coding sequence ATGAGCGGACTTAACAAATATATCGAAACTCTTAATAAACTTGATTTCTCTAAAATGTATCAAAACGATTTCTTCCTGACTTGGGAGAAAACCGACGACGAACTGAAAGCTGTTTTCACCGTAGCAGACGCTCTGCGCCATCTGCGTGAACAGAACGTTTCTACCAAAATTTTTGACAGCGGTTTGGGTATTTCCATTTTCCGCGACAACTCTACCAGAACACGTTTCAGCTTTGCATCTGCTTGCAACCTGCTGGGTCTTGAAGTACAAGATTTGGATGAGGGTAAATCTCAGATAGCACATGGTGAAACCGTTCGTGAAACTGCTAACATGGTTTCCTTTATGGCAGACGTCGTCGGTATCCGTGATGATATGTACATCGGCAAAGGCAATGCTTACATGCACGAAGTTTCTGAAGCAGTACAAGAAGGTAATAAAGAAGGCGTTCTCGAGCAGAGACCAACTCTTGTGAACTTACAGTGCGATATTGACCATCCCACACAGGCAATGGCAGACGCTTTGGCTCTGGTTCACCATTTTGGCGGCATTGAGAATATGAAGGGCAAAAAGATTGCTATGACTTGGGCATATTCTCCTTCTTACGGCAAACCTCTGTCTGTTCCTCAGGGCATCATCGGCTTGATGACTCGTTTCGGCATGGATGTTGTCCTTGCACATCCCGAGGGCTACGAAGTAATGCCTGAGGTTGAAGAAGTTGCTAAGAAAAACGCAGCTGCTTCCGGCGGTAGCTTTAAGAAAGTAAATAGCATGGCAGAAGCATTTAAAGATGCTGACGTTGTTTACCCCAAGAGCTGGGCACCGTTTGCTGCAATGGAGAAGCGTACCAACCTTTACGGCGAAAACGATTTTGACGGTATCAAAGTTCTTGAGAAAGAGCTGCTTGCTCAAAATGCCAACCACAAAGATTGGGAGTGCACCGAAGAGCTGATGAAAACCACAAAAGACGGCAAAGCACTTTACATGCACTGCCTGCCTGCCGATATTACAGGCGTTAGCTGCAAAGAGGGCGAAGTTGCTGCATCGGTATTCGATCGCTACCGCACACCTTTGTACAAAGAGGCTTCCTACAAACCTTACATCATTGCTGCTATGATCTTCTTGGCCAAAGTAAAAGATCCTCAGAAGACACTTGCTGCTCTTGAGGCTCGTGGCTTAGAGCGTTGGATGCAGAAATAA
- the dpaL gene encoding diaminopropionate ammonia-lyase → MDKIKWVENKMPKTDDAKLKVMALSEVEKARAFHKSFPQYTTTPLAHLKNMAGVLGVKEFFVKDESYRFGLNAFKVLGGSFAMARYIAQQLGKDVSEVDYNYLTSDKLREEFGQATFFTATDGNHGRGVAWAANKLGQKSVVLMPKGSTKTRFDNIAKEGAKVSIEEVNYDECVRMANSMAQKTEHGVMVQDTAWDGYEEIPAWIMQGYGTMAMEAYEQLKAAGVDRPTHIFVQAGVGSLAGAVQGFFANMYPDNCPTTVIMEAEIAACLYKSAAEQDGKIRFAEGDLQTIMAGLACGEPNTISWDILKNHSSFFVSCPDWVAAKGMRMLGAPMKGDPQVVSGESGAVGMGLIATLMESDEYKDLREALKLDENSKILMFSTEGDTDPDSYRGIVWNGAHPTYCNK, encoded by the coding sequence ATGGATAAGATCAAATGGGTAGAAAACAAAATGCCTAAAACCGATGACGCGAAGCTAAAAGTTATGGCGCTGTCTGAGGTAGAAAAAGCAAGAGCATTCCATAAAAGCTTTCCGCAATATACAACCACACCTTTGGCACATTTAAAGAATATGGCAGGGGTGCTTGGTGTTAAAGAGTTTTTTGTTAAAGATGAATCTTATCGTTTTGGTTTAAATGCATTCAAAGTATTGGGCGGTTCTTTTGCCATGGCTCGTTACATAGCCCAGCAGCTTGGCAAAGACGTTTCTGAAGTTGATTATAATTACTTAACCTCCGATAAACTCCGCGAAGAGTTTGGTCAGGCAACTTTCTTTACCGCTACCGACGGCAACCACGGCAGAGGCGTTGCTTGGGCGGCAAACAAACTTGGTCAAAAATCGGTTGTACTTATGCCCAAAGGCTCTACCAAAACCCGTTTTGACAATATTGCAAAAGAGGGTGCAAAGGTTAGCATCGAAGAAGTTAACTACGACGAATGTGTTCGAATGGCAAATTCAATGGCGCAAAAAACCGAGCACGGCGTTATGGTGCAAGACACTGCATGGGACGGCTACGAAGAAATCCCCGCTTGGATTATGCAAGGCTATGGCACCATGGCAATGGAGGCTTACGAACAGCTGAAAGCAGCCGGTGTGGACAGACCCACTCACATTTTTGTGCAAGCAGGTGTAGGCTCGTTGGCAGGTGCGGTGCAGGGCTTCTTTGCCAATATGTACCCCGATAACTGCCCCACCACTGTGATTATGGAAGCTGAAATTGCAGCTTGTCTCTACAAATCTGCTGCTGAGCAAGATGGTAAAATCCGTTTTGCAGAGGGTGATTTGCAAACGATTATGGCAGGTTTGGCATGTGGTGAGCCAAACACAATTTCTTGGGATATTCTTAAAAATCACAGCAGTTTCTTTGTATCCTGCCCCGATTGGGTAGCTGCAAAAGGTATGAGAATGCTTGGGGCACCCATGAAAGGTGACCCGCAGGTGGTCTCGGGCGAATCAGGTGCAGTTGGTATGGGCCTGATTGCTACTCTGATGGAGAGCGATGAGTATAAAGACCTTCGTGAAGCGCTGAAGCTTGACGAAAACTCTAAAATTTTGATGTTCTCCACCGAGGGAGACACCGACCCTGATAGTTACCGCGGCATTGTTTGGAACGGTGCTCATCCAACCTACTGCAACAAATAA
- the arcC gene encoding carbamate kinase, translating to MGKKIVIALGGNALGNNLPEQMIAVKETSKAIADLIEEGHQVVISHGNGPQVGMIQNAMAEFSRVHNQPLAPLSVCVAMSQGYIGYDLQNALREELLNRGIKKAVSTVLTQVAVDPEDKAFENPTKPIGAFMTKEEADKLVSEKGCKVIEDAGRGYRRVVASPKPQEIVELDIIKALIDAGQIVIAGGGGGIPVIKQGNHLKGVPAVIDKDFASAKLAEQIDADYLIILTAVEKVAINFGKPEQKWLSEITPDEARKYMEEGHFAPGSMLPKVQAAVQFAESKANRTALITLLEKAKNGIAGKTGTVIK from the coding sequence ATGGGCAAAAAGATAGTCATCGCACTCGGCGGCAACGCACTCGGTAATAATCTCCCCGAGCAGATGATTGCTGTCAAAGAAACCTCCAAAGCCATCGCAGATCTTATCGAAGAGGGCCATCAGGTTGTTATTTCTCATGGCAACGGCCCGCAGGTAGGTATGATCCAAAATGCAATGGCAGAATTCAGCCGTGTACACAACCAGCCCCTTGCGCCACTTTCTGTTTGCGTTGCAATGAGCCAAGGCTACATTGGTTACGACCTGCAGAATGCACTGCGCGAAGAATTACTCAACCGCGGCATTAAAAAAGCGGTTTCTACCGTGTTAACACAAGTTGCGGTAGATCCCGAGGACAAAGCTTTTGAAAACCCCACAAAGCCAATCGGTGCATTTATGACCAAAGAAGAGGCCGATAAATTAGTTTCTGAAAAAGGCTGCAAAGTAATTGAAGATGCAGGCCGCGGCTACCGCCGTGTTGTTGCGTCTCCAAAACCGCAGGAAATCGTAGAGCTTGATATTATCAAGGCACTGATCGACGCAGGTCAGATTGTCATTGCGGGCGGCGGCGGCGGTATCCCCGTTATTAAACAGGGCAACCACCTCAAAGGTGTCCCTGCGGTAATCGATAAAGACTTTGCAAGTGCTAAGCTTGCAGAGCAGATTGATGCCGATTACCTTATCATTCTCACAGCGGTTGAAAAGGTCGCTATTAACTTTGGCAAACCCGAACAAAAATGGTTGTCTGAAATTACACCTGATGAGGCGAGAAAATATATGGAAGAAGGGCATTTTGCGCCTGGCTCCATGTTGCCTAAGGTACAGGCTGCGGTACAATTTGCAGAGAGTAAAGCAAACCGCACTGCTTTAATTACATTGCTTGAAAAGGCAAAAAACGGCATTGCAGGTAAAACCGGTACCGTCATCAAATAA
- the hydA gene encoding dihydropyrimidinase has translation MSKMIKGGTIVTPKGSYSADIRVDNGKITEIAAQLSTENADVLDASGCLIFPGFIDAHTHFDMSTGTALTADNFHSGTRGAIVGGTTTIVDFATQEKGESLVQALQNWHNKADGVSSCDYAFHMAISDWNPSVSKEIDTMVTEGVTSFKLYLAYDNLRVSDGELYEILKRVHDVHGIIGTHCENGDLVNEMIAEKRATGELSPAAHPASRPDFVEAEAISRYLYIAEAAGAPVNIVHLSTKMGFDEVLKARARGQKVYVETCPHYLTLDESRYHLQNFESAKYVCSPPLRKKEDQQCLWTGLKNGDIDTVSTDHCSFNFKKQKEQGREDFSKIPNGMPGVEHRPAVMYTYGVCENRITKEQMAAQLSENTARLFGMYPQKGALLAGSDADIVVWDPSYKGIITAQKMEQNVDYTPYEGMPVTGRPKAVFLRGQLVVQNGEVVAEHRGAYVPRHESEYYPQQPESSNR, from the coding sequence ATGTCAAAAATGATTAAGGGCGGTACTATTGTTACTCCAAAGGGCAGTTATTCTGCTGACATTCGCGTTGATAATGGGAAAATTACTGAGATTGCGGCACAGCTGTCCACTGAAAATGCAGATGTGCTCGACGCAAGCGGGTGCTTGATTTTCCCCGGTTTTATTGATGCCCATACCCACTTTGATATGAGTACCGGCACTGCTTTGACGGCAGATAACTTTCACAGTGGTACGCGCGGTGCGATTGTTGGCGGTACCACCACAATTGTAGATTTTGCAACGCAAGAAAAAGGTGAATCTCTTGTACAGGCTCTGCAAAATTGGCACAATAAAGCCGATGGTGTCTCCTCTTGCGACTATGCATTCCATATGGCAATCAGCGATTGGAATCCGTCTGTCAGCAAAGAAATTGATACAATGGTTACCGAGGGTGTTACTTCATTTAAGCTTTATCTTGCCTACGACAATCTGCGCGTTTCGGACGGTGAGCTGTACGAAATATTGAAGCGGGTGCATGATGTGCATGGTATTATTGGTACCCACTGTGAAAACGGCGACCTCGTTAACGAGATGATAGCAGAAAAACGTGCGACAGGTGAGCTTTCTCCTGCGGCGCATCCCGCTTCTCGCCCCGATTTTGTTGAAGCGGAAGCAATTTCACGTTACTTATACATCGCCGAGGCTGCGGGTGCTCCTGTCAACATCGTACATTTGAGTACCAAAATGGGTTTTGATGAGGTGCTCAAAGCCCGTGCAAGGGGGCAAAAAGTGTATGTTGAAACTTGCCCGCATTACTTGACGTTGGACGAAAGCCGTTATCACCTTCAAAACTTCGAAAGCGCAAAATATGTATGCTCACCCCCCCTTCGTAAAAAAGAAGATCAGCAGTGTTTGTGGACGGGGCTGAAAAACGGCGACATTGATACCGTTTCAACCGACCACTGCAGCTTTAACTTTAAAAAGCAAAAAGAGCAGGGCAGAGAAGATTTTAGTAAAATCCCCAACGGTATGCCCGGGGTAGAGCATCGCCCTGCTGTGATGTATACCTACGGTGTGTGCGAAAACCGTATAACCAAAGAACAGATGGCGGCTCAGTTGAGCGAAAATACAGCTCGTCTTTTTGGTATGTATCCTCAAAAAGGTGCGCTACTTGCGGGCAGTGATGCAGATATCGTTGTGTGGGACCCATCTTATAAGGGCATAATTACTGCACAAAAAATGGAACAGAACGTCGATTACACCCCTTATGAGGGGATGCCTGTCACCGGCAGACCGAAGGCAGTATTTTTACGTGGCCAGCTGGTGGTACAGAATGGTGAAGTTGTTGCTGAGCATCGCGGAGCATATGTCCCCCGTCATGAGAGTGAGTATTATCCGCAACAACCCGAAAGTTCGAACCGCTAA
- a CDS encoding YgeY family selenium metabolism-linked hydrolase, giving the protein MDFNKIKEAAQGYEAAMTKFLRDLVAIPGESCEEEGVIKRIEKEMKDLNFDKVVIDPMGNILGYMGTGKTLIGYDAHIDTVGIGNKANWTFDPYEGFETETEIGGRGTSDQLGGIVSGVYGAKIMKDLGLLSDKYTVVVTGTVQEEDCDGLCWQYIINEDKVKPEFVVITEPTDGNIYRGQRGRMEIRIDVKGVSCHGSAPERGDNAIYKMADILQEVRELNNNLHYDPFLGKGTVTTSQIFYTSPSRCAVADSCAVSLDRRLTDGETYEMALEEVRNLPSCKKYGAEVSMYTYERPSWTGLVYPTDCYFPTWVIPEDHAATKAMVEAYKGMYGEPKVDKWTFSTNGVSIMGRYGIPCIGFGPGKEAQAHAPNEKTWKEDLVRCAAVYAAMPSIYCNK; this is encoded by the coding sequence ATGGATTTTAACAAAATCAAAGAAGCAGCTCAGGGTTACGAAGCTGCAATGACAAAATTCCTGCGTGATCTCGTTGCTATCCCCGGCGAAAGCTGCGAAGAGGAGGGCGTCATCAAAAGAATTGAAAAAGAGATGAAAGACCTCAACTTTGATAAAGTTGTAATCGACCCGATGGGTAATATTCTGGGTTATATGGGCACAGGTAAAACCCTCATCGGCTACGATGCTCATATCGATACCGTTGGTATCGGCAACAAAGCAAACTGGACATTTGACCCCTATGAAGGTTTCGAAACAGAAACCGAAATCGGCGGACGCGGAACCTCCGACCAGTTGGGCGGTATTGTTTCCGGCGTATACGGCGCAAAAATCATGAAAGATCTTGGTCTTCTCAGCGATAAATACACTGTTGTTGTAACAGGCACTGTACAGGAAGAAGACTGCGACGGACTTTGCTGGCAGTACATCATCAACGAAGACAAAGTGAAACCGGAATTCGTTGTGATTACCGAGCCAACAGACGGCAACATTTACCGTGGCCAGCGCGGACGTATGGAAATCCGTATTGATGTAAAAGGTGTATCCTGCCACGGTTCTGCACCCGAGCGCGGCGATAATGCTATCTACAAAATGGCAGATATCCTGCAAGAAGTTCGCGAGCTGAATAATAACCTCCACTACGATCCGTTCTTGGGTAAAGGTACCGTTACCACTTCTCAGATTTTCTACACATCTCCCTCTCGCTGCGCTGTTGCAGACTCTTGTGCAGTTTCTCTTGACCGCCGCCTCACCGATGGTGAAACCTACGAGATGGCTTTGGAAGAAGTACGTAACCTGCCTTCTTGCAAGAAATACGGTGCAGAAGTTAGCATGTACACCTACGAGCGTCCGTCTTGGACCGGGCTTGTTTACCCCACCGACTGCTACTTCCCAACTTGGGTTATTCCCGAAGATCATGCTGCTACAAAAGCAATGGTTGAGGCTTACAAAGGCATGTACGGTGAGCCTAAGGTAGATAAATGGACTTTCTCTACCAACGGTGTTTCCATTATGGGCCGTTATGGCATCCCTTGCATCGGCTTTGGCCCCGGTAAAGAGGCTCAGGCACATGCTCCCAACGAGAAAACATGGAAAGAAGATTTGGTTCGTTGCGCTGCTGTTTATGCCGCAATGCCTTCAATCTACTGCAATAAATAA